The Bacillota bacterium genome has a segment encoding these proteins:
- a CDS encoding type II secretion system F family protein encodes MAAALALEESPPVIHVRLEKYLGNSPTTSRPAKLVTTFRTSLRRAGKVFEASDYVARLGGELERAGLPFGGPELLAFSVFMAVGLAFIFFILSHRLLIAFTMGILGALGPIVAVRIHLRKRLSVFNTQLADALTTISNSLRAGYSFMQAMDVVSREMLPPLSEEFLRTLKEIQLGASVEEALTNLAGRVRSDDLELAVTAILVQRQVGGNLSEVLDNIAATIRERIKIKAEIRTLTTQGKLSGLIIGILPLAVGGIMSVISPGYIAPLFTHPLGRLMVGYAIVSELIGAFLVWRIVSIEV; translated from the coding sequence ATGGCCGCAGCACTGGCGCTTGAGGAAAGCCCGCCGGTGATACATGTCAGGCTTGAGAAATATTTGGGTAATTCTCCCACTACATCCAGGCCTGCAAAGCTCGTAACGACCTTCAGGACCTCACTCCGGAGGGCCGGGAAAGTATTCGAGGCCAGCGATTATGTCGCGAGGCTGGGTGGGGAATTGGAGCGGGCAGGCTTGCCTTTTGGTGGGCCGGAACTGCTGGCATTCAGCGTCTTCATGGCGGTGGGGCTTGCCTTTATATTCTTTATTCTTAGCCACAGACTGCTGATTGCTTTCACCATGGGGATTTTGGGGGCCCTTGGGCCTATTGTCGCCGTCCGGATACACCTTCGTAAGAGGCTCTCGGTTTTCAATACCCAGCTGGCAGATGCCCTGACAACTATCTCCAATTCATTGCGGGCAGGGTACAGCTTCATGCAGGCCATGGACGTAGTGTCGAGGGAGATGCTCCCGCCACTTTCAGAGGAATTTCTACGCACTTTGAAGGAAATCCAGCTTGGCGCATCTGTTGAGGAGGCGCTGACGAACCTTGCCGGCAGAGTACGAAGCGATGACCTCGAGTTGGCCGTAACCGCCATCCTCGTTCAACGACAGGTTGGCGGCAACCTGTCAGAAGTGCTGGACAATATTGCCGCGACCATACGGGAGCGTATCAAGATCAAGGCGGAGATAAGGACCCTTACAACTCAGGGAAAGCTTTCAGGGCTGATAATCGGAATCCTCCCCCTGGCGGTCGGAGGAATCATGTCTGTCATCAGTCCCGGTTATATAGCGCCGCTTTTCACTCATCCTCTGGGCAGGCTCATGGTGGGGTATGCAATAGTAAGTGAACTTATTGGCGCATTCCTGGTTTGGAGAATTGTGTCTATTGAGGTATGA
- a CDS encoding type II secretion system F family protein: MFIFISVAAFAFGVWLYFRQQKEEVRLRLGRIASYGAGPHPEGAAGARSGLVRGAQRRPGRSSILGRLVGIFSKATSGNSMEYRQRRARGKMALLGARFSLALVLALVAVGFSLMTGVKSFESTMLVIGGFLVGFLIPGAMEAHKKSAREIAIRKALPDMLDLLTMSVEAGLGFDRALAKVIEGKTGPLVDEFEIVLQEIRVGRARREALRDLGERVKMPEVSRLIGAIIQAEQLGMGIAKSLRIQSEQLRLARRQRAEESAMKAPIKMLFPLILFIFPALFVVLLGPAIIQLFTMFVRMGG, encoded by the coding sequence ATGTTCATCTTCATAAGCGTTGCAGCTTTTGCCTTCGGAGTATGGCTGTACTTCAGGCAGCAGAAGGAAGAGGTAAGGCTCAGGCTTGGCAGGATAGCAAGTTACGGTGCCGGTCCTCATCCTGAGGGCGCGGCAGGAGCAAGATCAGGGTTGGTCCGCGGTGCCCAGAGAAGGCCAGGAAGATCGTCGATTCTCGGCCGGCTGGTTGGGATTTTCTCGAAAGCTACTTCAGGGAATAGTATGGAGTATAGGCAGCGGAGGGCGAGGGGAAAGATGGCCCTTCTGGGGGCGCGGTTTAGTTTGGCGCTGGTCCTGGCCCTGGTTGCTGTTGGCTTTTCTCTGATGACCGGAGTCAAGTCTTTTGAATCCACGATGCTGGTAATCGGAGGATTTCTGGTGGGCTTCCTGATCCCCGGTGCCATGGAGGCACACAAGAAGAGCGCCAGGGAGATAGCCATACGAAAGGCGCTGCCGGATATGCTCGATCTCCTCACCATGAGCGTCGAAGCAGGTCTCGGCTTCGATCGAGCCCTCGCCAAGGTCATAGAGGGGAAAACGGGACCGCTGGTAGATGAATTTGAGATCGTGCTCCAGGAGATAAGAGTGGGAAGAGCAAGACGGGAGGCATTGCGAGACCTCGGCGAACGAGTCAAAATGCCTGAGGTCTCTCGCTTGATAGGCGCGATAATACAGGCTGAGCAGCTTGGGATGGGGATTGCCAAATCCCTCAGAATACAATCGGAGCAGTTGCGCCTTGCGAGGCGCCAGAGGGCGGAAGAGTCGGCGATGAAGGCTCCCATCAAGATGCTGTTCCCGCTGATTTTGTTCATTTTTCCGGCACTTTTTGTCGTGCTCCTCGGTCCAGCCATAATCCAGCTATTCACCATGTTTGTCAGAATGGGCGGGTGA
- a CDS encoding DUF192 domain-containing protein, producing MSEWAGEMKSMHRAALGKPSHIMTGQPYVIVQNESKGTVLAGKARVASTCLRRAIGLLGRSGIDSGEGLILVPCRSIHTFFMRFPIDVVFMDKEFRVLLLEENMQPFRVSPYLPGAYCVLEIPTGTITDTATAEGDMLSVTPCTPCR from the coding sequence TTGTCAGAATGGGCGGGTGAGATGAAGAGCATGCACCGCGCCGCTCTTGGCAAGCCGTCACACATCATGACCGGGCAGCCATACGTCATAGTTCAAAATGAGTCAAAAGGAACAGTCCTCGCGGGAAAGGCAAGAGTGGCCTCAACCTGCTTGAGACGCGCGATAGGACTCCTGGGCCGTTCGGGAATTGATTCTGGCGAAGGGCTCATCCTGGTGCCATGCAGGAGTATCCATACGTTTTTTATGCGGTTTCCAATAGATGTTGTCTTCATGGATAAAGAATTCCGCGTCCTGCTACTGGAAGAGAATATGCAACCCTTCAGAGTCAGCCCTTACCTTCCCGGGGCATATTGCGTTCTTGAGATTCCCACCGGCACTATCACGGACACGGCTACAGCAGAAGGAGATATGTTATCCGTTACGCCCTGTACGCCCTGCAGGTAG
- the corA gene encoding magnesium/cobalt transporter CorA — MIRIFAPGCIHGEFPSDRIDSGLTKAISDALKAGTFLWVDFDEPTEEEADLLKSVFQFHPLAIEDCLHRFQRPKVDEYPEYLFLILHAVGPSGQGRRHKITEFDVFLGGNYLVTFHLDKLKFVEEAYKDYDSSSNLAQRGIGFLLYRLLRGLIDEYFPVLDKVESRLEAIERRVFVAPNQRLLSEAFELRHNILSIRKSLSPQREILNLILRKDKPFINEANRIYFMDAYDHILRLFDLVDNYHDLLSSVLDAYLSSTSNRMNEIMKVLTIITTIMMPLSVIAGIYGMNFKYMPELNVPWAYPVVLGVMALITAGMLWYFRWKKWI, encoded by the coding sequence TTGATCCGGATTTTCGCGCCAGGCTGTATTCATGGAGAATTTCCATCTGACAGGATCGACTCTGGCCTGACCAAGGCTATCTCGGATGCCCTCAAAGCCGGGACTTTCCTCTGGGTGGATTTCGATGAGCCAACAGAGGAGGAAGCTGATCTTTTGAAGAGTGTATTCCAATTCCATCCCCTGGCTATCGAAGATTGCCTGCATCGTTTCCAGCGGCCAAAGGTGGATGAATACCCGGAATACCTCTTTCTCATACTCCACGCTGTCGGGCCTTCAGGTCAGGGGCGAAGGCACAAGATTACGGAATTTGATGTTTTCCTGGGCGGCAATTACCTTGTGACTTTCCATCTTGATAAGCTGAAGTTCGTGGAGGAAGCATATAAGGATTATGATTCATCCAGCAACCTGGCGCAGAGAGGAATCGGCTTTTTGCTGTATCGCCTGCTGCGCGGACTCATAGATGAATACTTCCCAGTTCTCGATAAGGTTGAATCAAGGTTGGAGGCCATCGAACGCCGGGTGTTCGTGGCCCCAAATCAACGCCTTCTCTCAGAGGCTTTTGAACTCCGCCACAATATTCTGAGCATACGAAAGTCACTCTCCCCGCAGAGGGAGATCCTAAATTTGATCCTGCGCAAGGATAAGCCTTTCATCAATGAGGCCAATCGCATCTACTTCATGGATGCCTATGACCATATCTTGAGGCTGTTCGACCTGGTGGACAATTACCATGATCTCCTGTCAAGCGTCCTGGACGCCTATCTCTCCAGCACTTCCAACAGGATGAACGAGATCATGAAGGTCCTCACCATCATCACCACCATAATGATGCCACTATCGGTCATCGCAGGGATCTATGGCATGAATTTCAAATACATGCCTGAATTGAACGTTCCATGGGCCTACCCTGTTGTGCTGGGAGTCATGGCCCTCATTACCGCAGGGATGCTCTGGTATTTCAGGTGGAAAAAGTGGATATGA
- a CDS encoding ChbG/HpnK family deacetylase, with protein MCNLMIPAFLAILGLSLILVAGAEPVCAESPPMYSKSPNVAERLGYPADSKLLIIHCDDTGLSYASNKAVQELLTRGIARSASVMMPCSWAYDFQRWFEKHPEYDVGIHITLTSEWDTYRWRPISCASEVGGLIDQEGFMWRDVRGVASSASPEEVKKEIRAQVKQALDWGVRPTHLDTHMGTVFATPGFFEAYIEVAGEFGILPMLINPTEEIIRDFESMGVPHAGALAERMRDLPFPKLDNLITDFGGGDDYESRKQAIYQVLRDLKPGLTQIIIHPALDTLEMHSITDSWKARYLDYKIFMEDETQRLLDELNIKVITWKELASLM; from the coding sequence ATGTGTAACCTGATGATACCTGCTTTTCTGGCGATCCTTGGCCTGAGTCTCATACTGGTGGCGGGCGCAGAGCCCGTTTGCGCCGAGTCTCCCCCGATGTATTCCAAGTCTCCCAATGTGGCCGAGCGGCTTGGCTACCCGGCGGATTCCAAGCTTCTGATCATTCATTGCGATGATACCGGCCTCAGCTATGCGTCAAACAAGGCTGTTCAGGAACTTCTGACTCGCGGAATTGCCAGGAGCGCCAGCGTGATGATGCCATGCTCATGGGCTTATGATTTCCAGAGGTGGTTTGAAAAGCATCCTGAGTATGATGTGGGCATACATATCACCCTCACCAGCGAATGGGATACTTACCGTTGGAGACCTATCTCCTGCGCCTCTGAGGTCGGCGGTCTCATCGACCAGGAGGGGTTCATGTGGCGCGATGTGCGCGGCGTCGCATCTTCAGCCTCCCCAGAAGAGGTCAAGAAGGAGATTAGGGCTCAGGTCAAACAGGCCCTTGATTGGGGGGTAAGACCTACGCATCTGGATACCCACATGGGCACTGTATTCGCGACACCGGGATTTTTCGAGGCGTATATAGAGGTTGCCGGGGAATTTGGAATATTGCCCATGCTTATAAATCCCACAGAGGAAATCATCAGGGATTTTGAGAGCATGGGAGTTCCTCATGCCGGGGCCCTTGCGGAGAGAATGCGCGACCTTCCTTTCCCAAAGCTAGACAATCTCATCACTGATTTTGGCGGCGGTGATGACTATGAATCTCGTAAGCAGGCCATCTATCAAGTGCTTCGAGATCTCAAGCCCGGACTTACTCAAATAATCATCCACCCCGCCCTGGACACCCTGGAAATGCATTCGATAACCGATTCTTGGAAGGCGCGGTATCTTGATTACAAGATATTCATGGAGGATGAGACCCAAAGACTTCTTGATGAGCTCAATATCAAGGTGATCACCTGGAAGGAACTGGCGTCACTGATGTGA
- a CDS encoding N-acetylmuramoyl-L-alanine amidase — protein sequence MRNSKGVCGWLSFGQSGSCSFSKETIGIAENHGKVLDRQKIVDRQNTADHRKMITVQSARGRIGVSGHQLPRRALQNPCFILIAAVICITTLAWIGATQIASARGGLGGVTFMVDPGHGGWDPGAVGPTGLTEKDVNLRVATALRNCLAEYGGATVRMTRYGDYDVSLEDRVYMANQWGADRFISVHHNASVNPAYNGTETYAYTYGSWTSMDMRNRVHWSLVRGLGLADHGPKTANFYVLRYTRMPAILTEASFITNPYQEARLKDPGYTWREGYYIYRGIADHFGVSP from the coding sequence ATGCGGAATTCTAAGGGAGTGTGCGGCTGGCTGTCTTTTGGCCAGTCAGGAAGTTGCTCGTTTTCAAAGGAAACCATCGGGATTGCAGAGAATCATGGGAAGGTGCTAGATCGCCAAAAGATAGTAGATCGTCAGAACACGGCAGATCACAGAAAGATGATAACTGTCCAGTCTGCGCGTGGACGGATTGGCGTTTCCGGCCATCAGTTGCCTAGAAGAGCGCTCCAAAACCCCTGCTTCATCTTGATCGCGGCGGTCATATGCATCACAACTCTAGCATGGATAGGCGCTACGCAAATTGCAAGTGCTAGGGGTGGACTTGGAGGAGTAACCTTTATGGTAGATCCAGGCCATGGCGGATGGGACCCGGGGGCAGTGGGACCTACCGGGCTCACCGAGAAGGATGTAAATCTTCGCGTGGCCACAGCTCTCAGGAATTGCCTTGCTGAATATGGTGGGGCAACTGTCAGGATGACGCGCTATGGTGACTATGATGTGAGCCTGGAAGACCGCGTCTATATGGCGAACCAATGGGGAGCTGATAGATTCATCTCTGTCCATCATAATGCCTCTGTCAATCCAGCATATAACGGGACAGAGACATATGCCTATACCTACGGAAGTTGGACCAGTATGGACATGCGAAACAGGGTTCATTGGAGCCTTGTGAGAGGGCTCGGACTCGCCGATCATGGCCCTAAAACCGCCAATTTCTATGTGCTGCGTTATACCCGGATGCCTGCCATCCTGACAGAAGCGTCTTTCATCACCAACCCATACCAGGAAGCCCGGTTAAAGGATCCCGGGTATACCTGGCGGGAAGGATACTACATCTATCGGGGCATCGCAGACCACTTCGGCGTCTCGCCTTGA
- a CDS encoding CDP-alcohol phosphatidyltransferase family protein, translated as MFERLTSFEEKLRDRTLGRIVGLLMPRWIHPNHITALRICLVGVAIILFLAGQPLKTQTWVLIAAALTDSIDGMLARARKLSSRAGAYLDHFSDWLVGGWMGILALVSGALGTGMVILIIIPQVIVTITDRIKASHLEFKDTKARILALAMGPANFSPNTVSRLQFVAVLTGFSLVLFSKANDYPTLRKVGAIFLYIEICLAWVLVINGLLDVSHPIRNSRRQVGRSTISK; from the coding sequence ATGTTTGAGCGGTTGACGTCTTTCGAAGAGAAGCTCCGGGACCGGACTCTTGGACGTATTGTAGGGCTCCTTATGCCGCGGTGGATTCACCCCAATCATATCACGGCGCTCAGGATATGCCTGGTTGGCGTAGCCATAATATTGTTTTTGGCCGGTCAGCCACTTAAGACGCAGACCTGGGTGCTAATCGCGGCCGCACTTACCGATAGCATCGACGGTATGCTCGCTCGCGCCAGAAAATTGAGTTCGCGCGCCGGAGCTTATCTTGACCATTTCTCAGACTGGCTGGTCGGCGGCTGGATGGGCATACTCGCTCTCGTGAGTGGGGCGCTTGGCACTGGCATGGTCATCCTCATCATCATTCCGCAGGTGATCGTGACAATTACCGACAGAATCAAGGCATCGCATCTCGAGTTTAAGGATACCAAGGCGCGGATACTGGCCCTTGCGATGGGGCCGGCCAACTTCAGCCCCAATACCGTCTCACGGCTGCAATTCGTTGCCGTCCTCACAGGCTTCTCCCTTGTACTGTTCAGCAAGGCCAATGATTACCCTACACTCAGGAAGGTGGGAGCCATTTTCCTTTACATAGAGATATGTCTCGCCTGGGTGCTGGTTATCAATGGTCTCTTGGACGTTTCTCATCCTATACGCAATTCCCGCAGGCAGGTTGGGCGGTCCACGATCTCCAAATAG
- a CDS encoding transcriptional regulator: MDWNDLLERLGRGEGIHTEFKLKIPHPDDLAAAIVSMANTDGGEIIIGVNDLRQSVGVDLNELDAIMKQVDNVARNNCEPPLTVVQETIPIPHGKDKLCVIIHVPKGQQRPYRTNRGVYYIRTTSGRQQASREELLRLFQSAEALHIDELPCRGTSTADLDVPYFLKFFQHAYGLTIEESGLSLEQVLRNMRLLTKDNNLTLAGMALFGRQPQHFYPHMAVYSARMEGKDMSGDILDRKDIEGNLESQLLGAEAFIRLHLRERHRIRGFEPERQLELPPEIFREAIINALVHRDYTVRAPLRLLIFDDRVEVHTPGKPPNTVDVEAMKAGIHVPRNPIILTHMAKMGYVTRIGSGVPRIFRLVTETVGRPPILELTSAELILTVPRPDPYL; encoded by the coding sequence ATGGACTGGAACGATCTCCTAGAGCGGCTGGGACGCGGAGAGGGTATCCATACGGAATTCAAGCTTAAGATTCCCCACCCTGACGATTTGGCGGCAGCCATAGTCTCTATGGCCAACACAGATGGAGGCGAAATCATTATCGGAGTAAATGATCTGCGCCAGTCTGTAGGTGTGGATCTTAACGAACTTGATGCAATTATGAAGCAGGTGGACAATGTCGCCCGGAATAACTGTGAACCCCCTTTGACCGTGGTTCAGGAGACAATCCCTATACCACATGGGAAAGATAAACTCTGTGTCATAATCCATGTGCCGAAGGGACAACAGCGTCCTTATCGCACTAATCGTGGTGTATATTACATTCGAACTACTTCAGGCCGCCAGCAGGCTTCTCGTGAAGAACTCTTGCGTCTTTTTCAATCAGCTGAGGCCCTACATATAGATGAACTCCCATGTCGTGGCACTTCCACGGCCGATCTGGATGTTCCATACTTTCTCAAGTTTTTTCAGCATGCCTATGGCTTGACCATCGAAGAGTCAGGGCTTTCGTTGGAACAGGTATTGAGGAATATGCGCCTTTTGACCAAGGATAATAACTTGACCTTGGCCGGGATGGCCCTCTTTGGCAGGCAACCGCAACATTTCTATCCCCATATGGCCGTTTACTCGGCTCGAATGGAAGGCAAGGATATGAGTGGTGACATATTGGACCGTAAGGACATAGAAGGCAACTTGGAAAGTCAGCTTCTGGGAGCAGAAGCCTTCATTCGTCTTCACTTAAGAGAAAGACACAGGATTAGAGGCTTTGAACCCGAACGCCAGCTTGAATTGCCGCCAGAAATATTCAGGGAAGCCATAATAAACGCGCTGGTTCACAGAGACTACACCGTCCGGGCTCCTCTTCGCCTGCTGATCTTCGATGATCGTGTAGAGGTTCACACTCCTGGGAAGCCTCCTAATACTGTGGATGTTGAGGCAATGAAAGCAGGAATTCATGTGCCGCGAAATCCTATTATATTGACTCATATGGCCAAAATGGGGTATGTGACGCGGATCGGAAGCGGGGTGCCGCGAATCTTTCGGCTGGTCACTGAAACCGTCGGACGTCCACCAATTTTGGAATTGACAAGTGCGGAGCTTATATTGACTGTACCCCGGCCGGATCCATATCTCTAG
- the scfA gene encoding six-cysteine peptide SCIFF yields the protein MGLDVRDTRNKRPIRRHIKVVSAGIPGQRMLSGGCHECQTSCQSACKTSCTVGNQVCQQ from the coding sequence ATGGGTCTTGATGTAAGAGATACCCGGAACAAGCGGCCTATTAGGCGGCATATCAAGGTTGTAAGCGCTGGCATTCCCGGCCAGAGGATGCTTTCCGGCGGGTGCCATGAGTGCCAGACATCGTGCCAATCCGCATGCAAGACTTCCTGCACCGTAGGTAATCAAGTATGTCAGCAGTAG
- the scfB gene encoding thioether cross-link-forming SCIFF peptide maturase, whose product MSAVGTRRTLRSPEELKAANWHLFRAGGLSLFFDARTLSLNILDEVARRVAELYGLMSSDDIIGRLSPMYPLSDVESAIAEIEDLVSSGLVSDFRQDDRALFPIESIPDEKASLPVKALCLNVAHDCNLRCRYCFASSGDFGGSRKFMPANVARQAIDFLLKSSGPRAHCEVDFFGGEPLVNWPVVVDAVRYGYQRAAEYSKALKFTVTTNATLLDDEKIEFIRSNNMDIVLSLDGRPETNDRMRIFADKRPSYEVVSRNIRRYLEHKGDGIYYVRGTYTSYNLDFAADVMHLADLGARSVSVEPVVAGPDEPYSIREEHLPRIYEEYDKLALQYVDRARNGRGFSFFHFNVDLDHGPCIAKRFSGCGAGIEYLAVTPEGDIYPCHQFVGKQDYRLGNVWDGILHPEISRQFAGAHIYTKNGCANCWARFLCGGGCHANAVERGGDILSPDNIACAIMRKRLETALFVKAALSSP is encoded by the coding sequence ATGTCAGCAGTAGGGACCAGAAGGACTCTGAGAAGCCCGGAGGAACTCAAGGCCGCTAACTGGCATCTCTTCCGCGCAGGCGGCCTTTCCCTATTTTTTGATGCTCGCACCCTCTCTCTCAATATCCTTGATGAAGTCGCGCGGCGGGTTGCGGAGCTTTATGGGCTGATGAGTTCCGATGACATAATAGGCCGGCTCTCTCCAATGTATCCTTTATCTGATGTGGAATCTGCCATTGCGGAAATAGAGGATCTCGTATCTTCCGGATTGGTTTCCGATTTTCGCCAAGATGATAGGGCACTCTTTCCGATAGAATCCATTCCAGATGAAAAGGCATCTTTGCCTGTCAAGGCTTTATGTCTCAATGTGGCCCATGATTGCAACCTCCGTTGCCGTTACTGCTTCGCAAGTTCGGGAGATTTCGGCGGATCCCGGAAGTTTATGCCAGCGAATGTCGCAAGGCAGGCAATAGATTTTCTATTGAAATCTTCTGGACCTCGAGCTCATTGCGAGGTGGATTTCTTTGGCGGAGAGCCACTGGTAAATTGGCCGGTCGTGGTTGATGCCGTGAGGTATGGCTATCAAAGAGCCGCTGAATATTCCAAGGCGTTGAAATTCACCGTCACAACCAATGCTACGCTTCTGGATGACGAAAAGATCGAGTTCATAAGATCGAACAACATGGATATAGTGCTCAGTCTCGATGGTAGACCCGAAACAAATGATAGAATGAGGATCTTTGCCGACAAGAGGCCGAGTTATGAAGTTGTAAGCCGCAACATCCGCAGATACCTGGAGCATAAGGGCGATGGCATATACTATGTCCGCGGGACGTATACAAGCTATAACCTGGATTTCGCCGCGGATGTCATGCACCTGGCTGATCTCGGGGCCAGGTCAGTTTCTGTAGAGCCTGTGGTAGCGGGTCCTGATGAGCCATATTCTATTAGAGAAGAGCATCTGCCCCGGATCTATGAAGAGTACGATAAGTTGGCCCTTCAGTATGTAGATCGCGCCAGGAATGGTAGAGGATTTTCATTTTTTCATTTCAATGTAGATCTGGATCATGGGCCATGCATTGCCAAGAGGTTCTCAGGATGTGGCGCTGGCATCGAGTATCTGGCTGTGACCCCTGAGGGCGACATTTATCCATGCCATCAATTTGTCGGGAAGCAAGATTATCGCCTCGGAAATGTATGGGATGGAATCCTTCATCCTGAGATTTCGCGACAATTTGCAGGGGCTCATATATATACAAAGAATGGGTGCGCAAATTGCTGGGCCAGATTCTTGTGCGGGGGCGGGTGTCATGCGAATGCGGTGGAGAGAGGAGGAGATATCCTGTCACCTGACAACATCGCGTGCGCCATCATGAGAAAACGTCTCGAGACTGCTCTTTTTGTGAAAGCGGCACTTAGTTCACCTTAA
- a CDS encoding tetratricopeptide repeat protein, translated as MERVVSHLASIRLRAAVIFVISMCLLTAIMSLLPRVAGSDKVFASDPDQNENELLHQANALIESGKAAEALSKIEKALDLDPLSAKAWFLKGVSHHSLAQLNDALLSLRKAEDLGYSDPRLHYYLGLVYLDTGEIANGLKEAELLPSDFLSRADLYYKAANIYSNRAGRHDQPSLNEAIRLYRKALEIDPTLADAHFQLGLALYDLGKFQESAASFRRALELSPGRKDALENLALSYLSMGDQARAMAIYEDLLESDGDSVSIWIALGDLSMKGGLYKEAAYYYRQAIMLMPKWATAHYKLGRALRLTGDTEGASQAFKETISIAPYFVDAHFTWGDMCLEQGNIKEAIEHLKDAIDLSPSRVSLRIALGRAYLLDNDIQNAISEFRQAISYNPLYAESHYWLAVALIQDKDIDAAIEELRKVLHIDTSFKDARQLLDLLKENKS; from the coding sequence ATGGAAAGAGTCGTATCCCACCTGGCGTCGATAAGGCTGAGGGCGGCGGTGATATTTGTTATATCTATGTGTTTACTGACGGCGATCATGTCCCTGCTCCCCCGAGTTGCAGGGAGTGACAAGGTTTTCGCATCCGATCCCGACCAGAATGAGAATGAGCTTCTTCATCAAGCAAATGCCCTCATAGAATCCGGCAAAGCGGCGGAAGCCCTATCTAAGATTGAAAAAGCCCTAGATCTCGATCCTCTCAGCGCGAAAGCATGGTTTCTGAAAGGTGTGTCTCATCATTCCCTGGCGCAGTTGAATGATGCCTTGTTGTCCCTCCGAAAGGCAGAGGATCTCGGTTATTCTGATCCAAGACTTCATTATTACCTCGGTCTTGTATATCTGGATACCGGCGAAATCGCAAACGGCCTCAAAGAGGCTGAACTCCTGCCATCTGATTTCCTTTCCAGGGCTGATCTTTATTACAAGGCTGCGAATATTTATTCTAATAGAGCTGGAAGGCATGATCAACCATCCCTTAATGAAGCAATAAGACTATACCGGAAGGCACTTGAGATCGACCCGACCCTGGCTGACGCTCATTTTCAGTTAGGGCTTGCACTCTATGATTTAGGGAAATTCCAGGAGTCGGCTGCCTCCTTCCGTCGCGCTCTCGAACTAAGCCCCGGCCGTAAGGATGCTCTGGAGAACCTGGCTCTTTCATATCTTTCCATGGGGGACCAGGCTAGAGCCATGGCTATATATGAGGATCTTCTCGAATCTGATGGAGACTCAGTATCCATCTGGATCGCCCTGGGAGATCTCTCGATGAAGGGCGGGCTATATAAGGAGGCTGCATACTATTACCGCCAGGCCATCATGCTGATGCCCAAATGGGCCACGGCTCATTATAAACTCGGACGCGCGCTTCGACTTACCGGAGACACAGAGGGGGCATCCCAAGCCTTCAAGGAAACCATCTCCATAGCACCATATTTTGTGGATGCTCATTTTACCTGGGGGGACATGTGTCTTGAGCAGGGGAATATTAAGGAGGCAATCGAGCACTTAAAGGATGCCATAGATTTGAGCCCTTCCAGGGTATCTCTCAGAATAGCTCTGGGAAGGGCATATCTTCTCGATAATGACATCCAAAACGCTATATCCGAATTTCGCCAGGCAATATCGTATAATCCCCTTTATGCTGAGAGCCATTACTGGCTTGCAGTCGCCCTTATACAGGACAAAGATATAGATGCTGCTATTGAAGAACTCCGGAAAGTATTGCATATTGACACATCCTTTAAGGATGCCAGGCAACTACTGGATCTTCTAAAAGAGAACAAGTCCTAA
- a CDS encoding heavy-metal-associated domain-containing protein yields the protein MALFARKKSAEGKAESLTLTVNGMKCEGCIERVVKGLKSLDGVQDASGELSQKKISVSYDPAVLKRDDIVNTIENLGYRVQK from the coding sequence ATGGCGCTTTTTGCCAGAAAGAAGTCTGCTGAAGGGAAGGCAGAATCGTTGACTCTAACTGTAAATGGAATGAAATGTGAAGGTTGTATCGAACGAGTGGTCAAAGGTCTGAAATCACTGGATGGTGTCCAGGATGCAAGCGGCGAGTTATCTCAGAAAAAGATCTCAGTTTCCTATGATCCGGCCGTCCTGAAGAGGGACGATATCGTAAATACAATAGAGAATCTTGGATACCGGGTTCAGAAATAG